A stretch of Thermoanaerobaculum aquaticum DNA encodes these proteins:
- a CDS encoding class I fructose-bisphosphate aldolase, whose protein sequence is MIERIRELLGADAGLLDYTCTGIPKDMLHLPGPDFLDRVVAASDRSPAVLRNLSLVFNTGRLAGTGYLSILPVDQGVEHSGAASFAPNPMYFDPENIVRLAYEGGCNAVASTLGVLGAVARKWAHKIPFIVKLNHNELLTYPNIYDQTPFASVEQAFDLGAVGVGATIYFGAPESRRQIQEVSEAFARAHELGMFTVLWCYLRNNAFKKEGTDYHSAADLTGQANHLGVTIEADIVKQKQPEVDGGYPALDFKNKPKAEAYGKLVPPHPIEWTRWQVANCYMGRVGLINSGGESKGASDLAQAVRTAVINKRAGGMGLISGRKAFQKPMDEGIALLNAIQDVYLCPEVTIA, encoded by the coding sequence ATGATTGAAAGGATCCGAGAGCTTCTGGGTGCCGATGCCGGCCTTTTGGACTACACCTGCACGGGCATCCCCAAAGACATGCTGCACCTGCCGGGGCCCGATTTCTTGGACCGGGTGGTGGCCGCCTCCGACCGCTCGCCTGCGGTACTGCGCAACTTGAGCTTGGTGTTCAACACCGGCCGTTTGGCAGGCACCGGCTACCTTTCCATCCTGCCGGTGGACCAGGGCGTGGAGCACTCAGGAGCCGCTTCCTTTGCACCAAATCCCATGTACTTTGATCCGGAAAATATCGTGCGCTTGGCTTACGAGGGCGGCTGTAACGCTGTGGCTTCCACCCTCGGGGTTCTGGGGGCCGTTGCCCGCAAATGGGCCCATAAGATCCCGTTCATCGTCAAGCTCAACCACAACGAGCTCTTAACCTACCCCAACATTTACGACCAAACCCCCTTTGCCAGCGTGGAGCAAGCCTTTGACCTGGGCGCGGTGGGAGTGGGCGCCACGATTTACTTTGGCGCCCCGGAAAGCCGGCGGCAAATCCAGGAAGTGAGCGAAGCCTTTGCCCGCGCCCATGAGCTGGGCATGTTCACGGTCCTGTGGTGCTACCTGCGCAACAACGCCTTCAAGAAGGAAGGCACCGACTACCACTCGGCGGCCGACCTCACCGGTCAGGCCAACCACCTGGGCGTCACCATCGAGGCGGACATCGTCAAGCAAAAGCAGCCGGAGGTGGACGGCGGCTATCCCGCCCTGGATTTCAAAAACAAACCCAAAGCTGAGGCCTACGGCAAGCTGGTGCCTCCTCACCCCATCGAGTGGACCCGCTGGCAGGTGGCCAACTGCTACATGGGGCGGGTGGGGCTCATCAACTCCGGGGGTGAATCCAAGGGCGCTTCGGACCTGGCGCAAGCGGTGCGCACGGCGGTCATCAACAAGCGCGCCGGCGGCATGGGGCTCATTTCCGGCCGCAAGGCCTTCCAGAAACCCATGGACGAGGGCATCGCGCTCCTTAACGCCATCCAGGACGTGTACCTCTGCCCCGAGGTCACCATCGCTTAG